The sequence below is a genomic window from Nostoc flagelliforme CCNUN1.
GTCAGATTAGTTCAAGAACGTTTATCGCAGTTGGGCTTCTCTAATACCAATCCTGATGGCGTTTTCAACGATTACACCAGAGAATCTGTGATTGCATTCCAGCAATCTTCTCGACTGAATTCGACTGGAAATGTAGATTGGCAAACTTGGGAAGCGTTAGGGTTGAATAGCTCCAATGGGGGCAATTCTACTGAGAATAATGGTTATGTATTTGCCGAGACTAATGACTATGTAGCACCTCCAAATAATCGCTATTTACCTCCTACTAATAACGTAATGCCTATTACCAATGGCAACACATTAGTTGCTAATAATCCCTACAGAGTAATAGTACCAATTTCCAATAATGATACTCTGAGTAAAGTGCAACAATATATACCCAATGCTGTCACAGAGCAATCCCATCTAGGGGATTATGTGAATGCTGGGGCATTTAGCGATCGCGCCCAAGCAGAAACCCTAACGAAAAAGCTCCGCTCATTAGGTATTGATGCACGGGTAAAATTTAATTAAATTGACAAACTCAACTGCGAACCTTCCTGAGTTTTATTCACTTCAATCCTGGCTTGGAAAGCTTCTTTGAGGTGGGGCATGTGAGTGACAGTGAGGATGCAGGCAAAATCGGAAGCGATCGCATTAATCGCTGCAATCAAGCGATCGCATCCTTCGGCATCCTGTGTACCGAAACCTTCATCTACAATCAACAATTGCAAAGCCGCCCCCGCCCGTTGCGCTAATAATTTCGCCAGGGCTAAACGGATGGCAAAGTTAATTCTAAAAGCTTCTCCACCAGAGTAAGTTTCATAAGCTCGTGTTCCTCTAGAATCGGCGATTAAAATATCTAAGGTGTCTATCAGCTTGGCATTTTTCTTAGTTGATTTAGCACTGCGTCCAGCTTTTTGAGTAATAAATTGTACATGAAATTGATTACCACTCAGCCGCGAAAGTAGTTGATTTGTCTCAGCTTCCAGTTGCGGTAACACATTCTCAATCATCAGTGCTTGGATACCATTTTTACCAAAAGCTTGCGATAATTCCTGATAAACACGATATTCCTGCTTGCAAGATTGTAATTGCTGCTGCTGTTGATCACACTGAATTTGCAGCGTTTCTAGTTGATGCGCCAACTGCTCTAAACGCCCTAACTTGGCAATTTGCTCATCGAGTTGCCGTCTGCGTATTGCTAACTGCTGCTCCAAAGCTTGAATTTGGGCAGATGGGTTAGCTGTTGCTTGTAATTGCTGGATAATGCTTTCAATTTGTCCGCCAAGTTTTTGCCGCTCGGTTACTCTGACGTTTCTGCAATCCTCCAACTCTTGCAATCTCGTTTGGAGTTGCGGATATTGCTGCTGGGCTGACAACAGTTGTTGATACCGCAAATGCCAAGATTGAGCTTGGCGGACAGCTATACGCAAATTGTTGTGCTGCTCCGAACTGTAGCCAATTTCGGTAATGTGACGCTCAAGAGCCGCGATTTGTTTAGCACATTCAGAATCAATCTGATCCTGTTGGATTTTGGCTTTTAATTGAGCAATTTGGGATTGTAATTCTGGTTTTCGGGCTAATAGTTGCGCTTGTCGCTTAGTAGCATCTTTAATCTGCCCTTGTTTAATTTCTGCCCATCGCCACCGCTCAACTTCACTCCGGGCGAGGGCGTGGTCTTGTTCATTATAATTAACTTGTTGTAAATATTGGTCTAGCTGTCGGAGTTCGGCTTGCTTATCAGGAGCGTAATCACCAGCTTGGAGCGATCGCTCTAAATGTTGTTTTTCAGCAGCAATTTGTTGTAACTGTTGTTGCACATCAGTTGTAGCTTCTAACTGGGCTGCCAACTGTCCCCGTTGTTCGCGTAAACCATCGTAGCCCGCCAATTGTTGAGAAATTTCCCGATATTCCTGCCTAAGTACCTGAATTTCTCTGTCAGACACAGCCATTTGTTCCCGCACTACCCAAAACTGCCCTTGAGTATCCTCTAACTCAGCCTGGGTTTTTTCCACTACCCGGCTCCAGTGATGTTCGTCTAAAGGACGCTCACATAATGGACAAAGAGCTTCAGGATTTTGGAGCATTTGCAATTTCTGCTCTAATTCTCCCAGCAGTTTTTCATAGTCGCGTTGATGAGCTTGCAGACGTTCGATAAAGTGCCGCCTTTCTTGCCCTTTTTCCTGCACTCGTTGCAAATAAACCCGCTTTTTCTCCAGTTCCTCAATCTGGATTGCCACATCCATCACCGCTTGTTGCAGTTGCGGTTGGCGGCGGTGCTGGCGTTGCAATTGGTTCTCAGTACTTTGGAGTTGTTCGAGTCGCGCTACTAAACCAGCATGAGTGCGATCGAGTTGGCTTTGTAAAGTTGCTCGTTGTTGCAACAAGGGAGTAACTTGCATTTGCAGCTGATCTAGACGAGCAACATGGTGACGAGCTGCGGTTAGTTGTGACAAAGCAGCTTCTACTTCACCTGATTTAGTCAGAGTTTGCTGAATATCTCGCTCTTGTTGCTGCAAAGCTTCGATTTGGGCTTGGGCTTGTTGTAGTTGCCGTTCGATTTCGTGAATTTGTTTGGTAAGCTGTTGTTGCTTTTGTTGGCGAGTCTGCCCAGCGCGGGTATATTCTTCAAATTTGGCAGCAAAGGCTTCTTCTTGAGATTGGAGACTTTGATATTGAGCGTATCCAGCTTTAATTTCAGCTTCTTGGTGTAATATTTTTTCTAAATCTGATAGCTGAGAGCCAATAGCTGATTGTTCTTGTTGGAGGCGATCGCAGTCTTGGGTAAGATTTTGGTATTGCTGCTTTATAAAGCTGAGTTGCTGTTCCCAATTCTGGCGCTGGTGCTGGACAACTTGCAAACTTTGTAATTGAATATTATCAAAAGCTTGTACCTGTTGCAGTTGGTTAAGTTCGGCTTCTAACTCGACTCTTTGCGCTTCGGTTGTCTCGCGTTGTTGCAACTGAACTTTAATCGATTCCAAAGAACGCTCTAACTCTACTGCCCTGGCTTTGAACTGACGAGAAGATTCCTTTGCCCGTTCTTCCAAATCATCATACTGATTAAGTTTCAACAACTCCGCTAAAATTTCTTTGCGTTCCGTGGGGCGTTTGAGCATGAACTCATCTGCACGGCCTTGGCGTAAGTAAGCAGAATTAATAAATGTATCGTAATCAAGCTTGATGTGTTCTAAAATCAAATCTTGGGTTGCTCTTACCCCTTTGCCAGTGAGTGAGCGAAACCCAGATGGTATTTCTATTTGAAATTCAAGAACGCTAGTACCTCCCCGAATTCGGGTACGAATCACCCGATATTTTTGCTGGTTGCTTTGGAAAGTAAAATCAACTCGAACTTCTTTCGCACCAGAATAGATCACATCATCTTCAGCAGTGGCGCGGCTTTCACCCCAAATTGCCCAAGTGATTGCTTCCAAAAGTGAAGATTTACCCGCACCATTGGAACCCGAAATACAAGCCGTATGCAAACCACGAAAATCTAAAGTTGCATCACGGTAACTAAGAAAGTTTTTGAGGATAAGTTGTACTGGGATCATTCAGGCTATAGCGCCACATCTACTTTTAATAGTTAACAGTACAGATGCACTGTTTGTTAGTTTAGCTATCTAGATATCAGGTTTCTAGTCTTGAAGACATCAATTTTACAAAAATTAACAATATAATCAGCAAATTTCTCTTGTTGCATGAAAAAGTTTTGCTGTCTTTGGAGAAAAATGAAACTTCTGTAGAGGTTTCTTGTTATTTCTGCCTCTTATCTGAGAAAAAACATTCATAGAAGAGTGGCAATACTGCGTAGGTTTTGCCTAAAGAATCACTCTGATGTAGGTTGGGTTGAGGAACCAATACCGTTTGGTTAAGGAATTTTTTGGTTGAGGCAGGCAGGGGGGGACAGGGGGAGAAGAGAAGCAGGGGGTGAGAAAAAAGCTTAACTGAACTCCAAAGTCGTTTTGAGGTACTCCAAAGTCGTTTTGAGGTACTCCAAAGTTGTGTTGAGGTACTCCAAAGTTGTGTTGAGGTACTCCAAAGTCGTGTTGAGGTACTTCAAAGTCGTTTTGAGGTACTTCAAAGTCGTGTTGAGGTACTTCAAAGTTGTGTTGAGGTACTTCAAAGTTGTGTTGAGGTACTTCAAAGTCGTGTTGAGGTACTTCAAAGTCGTGTTGAGGTACTCCAAAGTCGTTTTGAGGTACTTCAAAGTCGTGTTGGAGTACTTCAAACTTTGTCGCACCGCGATCAAGTACACAGGTGCAACGCCGAATAGCCCGCCGTAGGCATCGCTTTCATAAATCTCCACAAACAAAGTAATCACTTGACTTTTAAAACAGTGGCTACAAATTTTCAAAACTTACGCAGTATTGAGATGATTGGGCTAAATTTCGCCTCAACGTAAAAGAATCAAGGTGATAGGGGAAAAAGCGTTAATATACTTAGTAAAAATGTATGTACATTTCTGAGATAGACATTATAAACCAATGGATATAGCTCTACTCGTTAAATTTCTCGCTCCCTGTCTGCCATTTCTGTTGAATGTGGGTAATAAAGCTGTAGAAGGGGCATCTCAAAAAGTAGGTGAAGATGTTTGGAATAAAGCCAAAGCTATTTGGACTAAGTTACATCCCAAAGTAGAAGCTAAGGAAGCAGCGAAAGAAGCAGCAACGGATGTGGCACAAAAGCCAGAGGATGAGGATTTACAAGCAAGTTTGCGGGTGCAACTCAAGAAGATTTTAGAAGCGGATACAGCACTTGCAGAGGAAATAGCTAAGATTTGGGAAGAAACAGCTACAAGTTCAAATAATAGCGCTTCTAATGTCAATGCTCAGTCTTACGATGACAGTACACAAATAAATACAGCAGGTAACGTTAATAACCCAACCTATGACTTGAGGAGGTACGATAACCCAAAGTAACCAATATTGCTGTTTTTGGTACTGAACAGCAAAAAGTATTGGAGTGGCTAGAACGCAGTACTAAAGTAGAATCGCCAGGGGTTCTCAAAGCAGGGAACCCTAACAAAAGTTTGGCTTACTGGCAGGGACGTAAAACAGAAATTGCTCAGATACAGCAATGGTTAAGTGATAAAAATACTTTCCTAATTGGCATAGAAGGCATCGGTGGCACGGGTAAATCGATGCTAGCAGCTAAAATTTATGACGAAATTGAGGGTTTCCCTAAGCGATTTTGGGCTGATGTTAGTTATGGCGCAGGTTTTAGCGATTTAGCCCGCCAGGTACTCAGGGAATTTGGCTTTCCGGTTCCAGAACAAGAAGCGCAGTTAGTGGAAGCGCTGATTAAGTGTCTGCAATCTGGGGAATATTTACTCATCATTGACAACCTGGAGAGTTTATTACAACCCAATAGGCAATGGGGAAGTCTGTTCTACGGCGACTTTTTCAATGCTTGGGTGGAATCTAGCGGTAATAGTAAAGTGCTAGTCACCACCAGAGAAAGACCAGAGTTAAAAGGCTTTGAGTGGCTACCACTAAAAGGTTTACAAGTAAAAGAAGGGGTAGAACTGTTAACAGAGTTAAGCATTCGAGGAGATTTAGCAGAGTTTGTCGAATTGGTAGATGGGCATCCCCTGTTGTTGAAATTAGTCGCAGATTTGTTAAAAGAAGAATACCGCGAAAACCCAGATTTAAGACAATTGGCAGATTTAGGCTTAGGGAATTTGCGGCAGTTGTTGACAGACTCCCAAGTGGTAGGTGTGCATCGCCGCGAAAATGTGGGGATGGTGTTGGTGTTGGATGCCAGTTTTGAGCGATTGAGTGAATTGCAAAAGGCTTTATTGCTCAATATCAGTGTTTATCGTGGTGCTGTTGAAAGTACAGCAGCCGTGGCAGTGTTGCCAGGAAATTCACAAACAGAGATTGAGGGAGAATTGAGGAATCTGGTTAAGCGTTCTTTGTTGTCAGAAAAACTCAATGGTAAGCGGCGGTTTGAGTTTCAGCCAGTAGTGTTGGAATATGCGCGGTATAAGGCTGGTAATCAGACTGAGGTGCATCAACGAGCCATTGATTATTATCGCTCAATTGCTAAACAACCCCCCTGGACAACAAAAGATGATGTTAAAGAATACTTGGAAATCTTTCATCACTTTTATCAGTTGCAAAATTATGACTCTGCCTTTGATGCGCTTTGGAATTGCCATGATTTTTTAACCTTGCGGGGTCATTATGCAGACCAAGTAGAATTATATGGGCAGTTGGTAAGTAAATGGAAAGATATTGGCGATAGAGAAAATTGGAATTATCGAGCTTCTCTCACTTCATTGGGTAGTGCTTACAACTCTTTGGGGCAGTACCAACAGGCGATAGAGTTTTACCAGCAGTCTTTGGATATCGCTAGAGAAATTGGCGATCGCAATATTGAAGGCATTTCCTTAGGTAATTTGGGTCTTGCTTACAATTATCAAGGGCAGTACCAACAGGCGATAGAGTTCTACCAGCAGTCTTTGGATATCGCTAGGGAAATTGGTGATCGCAATTCTGAAGGCTTATCTTTAATGAATTTGGGTAATGCTTACAATTATCAAGGGCAGTACCAACAGGCAATAGAGTTCTACCAGCAGTCTTTGGATATCGCTAGGGAAATAGGCGATCGCAATTCTGAAGGCAAATCCTTAGCTAATTTGGGTCTTGCTTACAATTATCAAGGGCAGTACCAACAGGCGATAGAGTTCTACCAGCAGTCTTTGGATATCGCTAGGGAAATTGGCGATCGCAATTCTGAAGGCAAATCCTTAGCTAATTTGGGTCTTGCTTACAATTATCAAGGGCAGTACCAACAGGCGATAGAGTTCTACCAGCAGTCTTTGGATATCGCTAGGGAAATTGGCGATCGCAATTCTGAAGGCTTATCTTTAATGAATTTGGGTAATGCTTACAATTATCAAGGGCAGTACCAACAGGCGATAGAGTTCTACCAGCAGTCTTTGGATATCGCTAGGGAAATTGGCGATCGCAATTCTGAAGGCAAATCCTTAGCTAATTTGGGTAATGCTTACAATTATCAAGGGCAGTACCAACAGGCGATAGAGTTCTACCAGCAGTCTTTGGATATCGCTAGGGAAATTGGCGATCGCAATTCTGAAGGCTTATCTTTAATGAATTTGGGTCTTGCTTACAACTCTTTGGGGCAGTACCAACAGGCGATAGATTTCTACCAGCAGTCTTTGGATATCGCTAGGGAAATTGGTGATCGCAATTCTGAAGGCTTATCCTTAGGTAATTTGGGTCTTGCTTACTTATATCAGGGGCAGTACCAACAGGCGATAGATTTCTACCAGCAGTCTTTGGATATCGCTAGGGAAATTGGCGATCGCAATTCTGAAGGCAAATCCTTAGCTAATTTGGGTCTTGCTTACAACTCTTTGGGGCAGTACCAACAGGCGATAGAGTTCTACCAGCAGTCTTTGGATATCGCTAGGGAAATTGGCGATCGCAATTCTGAAGGCAAATCCTTAGCTAATTTGGGTCTTGCTTACTTATATCAGGGGCAGTACCAACAGGCGATAGATTTCTACCAGCAGTCTTTGGATATAGCTAGGGAAATTGGCGATCGCAATACACAAGGCAAATCCTTAGCTAATTTGGGTCTTGCTTACAACTCTTTGGGGCAGTACCAACAGGCGATAGGGTTGTTCCAGCAGTCTTTGGATATCGCTACCGAAATTGGCGATCGCAATACTGAAGGCTCATGCTTAATGAGTTTGGGTATTGCTTACTTATATCAGGGGCAGTACCAACAGGCGAT
It includes:
- the sbcC gene encoding exonuclease subunit SbcC, with product MIPVQLILKNFLSYRDATLDFRGLHTACISGSNGAGKSSLLEAITWAIWGESRATAEDDVIYSGAKEVRVDFTFQSNQQKYRVIRTRIRGGTSVLEFQIEIPSGFRSLTGKGVRATQDLILEHIKLDYDTFINSAYLRQGRADEFMLKRPTERKEILAELLKLNQYDDLEERAKESSRQFKARAVELERSLESIKVQLQQRETTEAQRVELEAELNQLQQVQAFDNIQLQSLQVVQHQRQNWEQQLSFIKQQYQNLTQDCDRLQQEQSAIGSQLSDLEKILHQEAEIKAGYAQYQSLQSQEEAFAAKFEEYTRAGQTRQQKQQQLTKQIHEIERQLQQAQAQIEALQQQERDIQQTLTKSGEVEAALSQLTAARHHVARLDQLQMQVTPLLQQRATLQSQLDRTHAGLVARLEQLQSTENQLQRQHRRQPQLQQAVMDVAIQIEELEKKRVYLQRVQEKGQERRHFIERLQAHQRDYEKLLGELEQKLQMLQNPEALCPLCERPLDEHHWSRVVEKTQAELEDTQGQFWVVREQMAVSDREIQVLRQEYREISQQLAGYDGLREQRGQLAAQLEATTDVQQQLQQIAAEKQHLERSLQAGDYAPDKQAELRQLDQYLQQVNYNEQDHALARSEVERWRWAEIKQGQIKDATKRQAQLLARKPELQSQIAQLKAKIQQDQIDSECAKQIAALERHITEIGYSSEQHNNLRIAVRQAQSWHLRYQQLLSAQQQYPQLQTRLQELEDCRNVRVTERQKLGGQIESIIQQLQATANPSAQIQALEQQLAIRRRQLDEQIAKLGRLEQLAHQLETLQIQCDQQQQQLQSCKQEYRVYQELSQAFGKNGIQALMIENVLPQLEAETNQLLSRLSGNQFHVQFITQKAGRSAKSTKKNAKLIDTLDILIADSRGTRAYETYSGGEAFRINFAIRLALAKLLAQRAGAALQLLIVDEGFGTQDAEGCDRLIAAINAIASDFACILTVTHMPHLKEAFQARIEVNKTQEGSQLSLSI
- a CDS encoding tetratricopeptide repeat protein — protein: MEWLERSTKVESPGVLKAGNPNKSLAYWQGRKTEIAQIQQWLSDKNTFLIGIEGIGGTGKSMLAAKIYDEIEGFPKRFWADVSYGAGFSDLARQVLREFGFPVPEQEAQLVEALIKCLQSGEYLLIIDNLESLLQPNRQWGSLFYGDFFNAWVESSGNSKVLVTTRERPELKGFEWLPLKGLQVKEGVELLTELSIRGDLAEFVELVDGHPLLLKLVADLLKEEYRENPDLRQLADLGLGNLRQLLTDSQVVGVHRRENVGMVLVLDASFERLSELQKALLLNISVYRGAVESTAAVAVLPGNSQTEIEGELRNLVKRSLLSEKLNGKRRFEFQPVVLEYARYKAGNQTEVHQRAIDYYRSIAKQPPWTTKDDVKEYLEIFHHFYQLQNYDSAFDALWNCHDFLTLRGHYADQVELYGQLVSKWKDIGDRENWNYRASLTSLGSAYNSLGQYQQAIEFYQQSLDIAREIGDRNIEGISLGNLGLAYNYQGQYQQAIEFYQQSLDIAREIGDRNSEGLSLMNLGNAYNYQGQYQQAIEFYQQSLDIAREIGDRNSEGKSLANLGLAYNYQGQYQQAIEFYQQSLDIAREIGDRNSEGKSLANLGLAYNYQGQYQQAIEFYQQSLDIAREIGDRNSEGLSLMNLGNAYNYQGQYQQAIEFYQQSLDIAREIGDRNSEGKSLANLGNAYNYQGQYQQAIEFYQQSLDIAREIGDRNSEGLSLMNLGLAYNSLGQYQQAIDFYQQSLDIAREIGDRNSEGLSLGNLGLAYLYQGQYQQAIDFYQQSLDIAREIGDRNSEGKSLANLGLAYNSLGQYQQAIEFYQQSLDIAREIGDRNSEGKSLANLGLAYLYQGQYQQAIDFYQQSLDIAREIGDRNTQGKSLANLGLAYNSLGQYQQAIGLFQQSLDIATEIGDRNTEGSCLMSLGIAYLYQGQYQQAIEFFQQSLDIAREIGDRNTQGKSLMNLGNAYGSQGQYQQAIEFLQQSLDIAREIGDRNSQAIAWFNLGEALENLNRESDALGAYRNARELFQAMGLDDKVQLCNNAIEHLSQPKTPVVSRRGFWVWLRRLWRWVRSWFRR